The following proteins come from a genomic window of Corallococcus sp. NCRR:
- a CDS encoding PEGA domain-containing protein gives MKALPLALVLLPALALSASSSQPGRISALLIPMDPSSESSGVQMESYMNDALGNFASYSVRKPRDLFGLPDDPAAQASFQRAKKGYEESVKAFEAREYEDAERKVRATLKELDGSVAAMTSCFPLCDAIALHGAILQLRGDVEEAKLLLIDLMALNPTFELNPKRFSREFISLRVQVATSRPSQLRGSATFKSRPAGARVYVDGEPVGYTPLTLPTLPVGKHLVRMERPGFRQFGQIAEVTPDDVDVVASLVPTATYKSYDAQLDKVIPDVSRGSDKPANAVVSLGKSLSLDRAMVGTVRVIPERGTELSVGLFDVKSGKRLGSRKLVLQGDEYGQLKSEMERIVNQLINSEGEQVQRKRDPLDNRSGSEDWGSEDRGGNSRQSVKKHSGDDPLDDVSGTEDW, from the coding sequence ATGAAAGCCCTTCCGCTCGCGCTCGTGCTGCTGCCCGCCCTGGCGCTGTCCGCCTCGTCGTCCCAACCGGGCCGCATCTCCGCGCTGCTCATCCCCATGGACCCGTCGTCCGAGTCCTCGGGGGTGCAGATGGAGAGCTACATGAACGACGCGCTCGGCAACTTCGCCAGCTACTCCGTGCGAAAGCCGCGCGACCTCTTCGGTCTGCCGGACGACCCGGCCGCGCAGGCGTCCTTCCAGCGCGCGAAGAAGGGCTACGAGGAGAGCGTCAAGGCCTTCGAGGCGCGCGAGTACGAGGACGCGGAGCGCAAGGTGCGCGCCACCCTCAAGGAGCTGGACGGCTCCGTCGCGGCGATGACGTCCTGCTTCCCGCTGTGCGACGCGATCGCGCTGCACGGCGCCATTCTCCAGCTTCGCGGCGACGTGGAGGAGGCGAAGCTGCTGCTCATCGACCTGATGGCGCTCAACCCCACGTTCGAATTGAACCCCAAGCGCTTCAGCCGGGAGTTCATCAGCCTGCGCGTCCAGGTGGCGACGAGCCGTCCCTCGCAGCTGCGTGGCAGCGCCACCTTCAAGTCCCGGCCCGCGGGCGCCCGCGTGTACGTGGACGGCGAGCCGGTGGGCTACACGCCGCTGACGCTGCCCACGCTGCCGGTGGGCAAGCACCTGGTGCGCATGGAGCGGCCGGGCTTCCGCCAGTTCGGGCAGATCGCCGAGGTGACGCCGGACGACGTGGACGTCGTCGCCTCGCTGGTGCCCACGGCCACCTACAAGTCCTACGACGCGCAGCTGGACAAGGTGATTCCGGACGTGTCGCGCGGCAGCGACAAGCCGGCCAACGCCGTCGTCTCGCTGGGCAAGTCGCTGAGCCTGGACCGGGCCATGGTGGGCACCGTGCGCGTCATCCCGGAGCGGGGCACGGAGCTCTCCGTGGGCCTCTTCGACGTGAAGAGCGGCAAGCGCCTGGGCTCGCGCAAGCTGGTGCTCCAGGGCGACGAGTACGGCCAGCTCAAGTCGGAGATGGAGCGCATCGTCAACCAGCTCATCAACAGCGAGGGCGAACAGGTCCAGCGCAAGCGGGACCCGCTGGACAACCGCAGCGGCTCGGAGGACTGGGGTTCGGAGGACCGGGGTGGCAACTCCCGACAGTCCGTCAAGAAGCACTCCGGGGATGATCCGCTGGACGACGTGTCGGGTACCGAGGACTGGTGA
- a CDS encoding MBL fold metallo-hydrolase, translating to MPTPYVRQLKLGPMDNFVYLVGPQDGPEVVVVDPAWDVPAIEAAVARDGKRVVGAFVSHCHGDHINGLEELLSRHDVPVYAQAEEVAFSSDLRKRGGDALKLLKAGDAVPVGARTFHALHTPGHTPGSHCLLAEDALVSGDTVFINGCGRCDFPGGNPEDMYRSLSQVLAKVPDTARLYPGHDYADVPVAQMEAIRQKNPYFGFPDMASFVAFRMRPRR from the coding sequence ATGCCCACGCCGTACGTACGCCAGCTCAAGCTCGGACCGATGGACAACTTCGTCTACCTCGTGGGTCCCCAGGACGGCCCGGAGGTGGTGGTGGTGGATCCGGCGTGGGACGTGCCGGCCATCGAGGCGGCGGTGGCGCGGGACGGCAAGCGCGTGGTGGGCGCGTTCGTGTCGCACTGCCACGGGGACCACATCAACGGCCTGGAGGAGCTGCTGTCACGCCACGACGTGCCGGTGTACGCGCAGGCGGAGGAGGTTGCCTTCTCCAGCGACCTGCGCAAGCGGGGTGGGGACGCGCTCAAGCTCCTGAAGGCGGGCGACGCGGTGCCGGTGGGCGCGCGCACGTTCCACGCGCTGCACACGCCCGGGCACACGCCGGGGTCGCACTGCCTGCTGGCGGAGGACGCGCTCGTGTCCGGGGACACGGTCTTCATCAACGGGTGCGGCCGGTGCGACTTCCCGGGAGGCAACCCGGAGGACATGTACCGCTCGCTGTCGCAGGTGCTGGCGAAGGTGCCGGACACCGCGCGGCTGTACCCAGGGCACGACTACGCGGACGTGCCGGTGGCCCAGATGGAGGCCATCCGCCAGAAGAACCCGTACTTCGGCTTCCCGGACATGGCGTCGTTCGTGGCCTTCCGGATGCGCCCGCGACGGTGA
- a CDS encoding DNA gyrase/topoisomerase IV subunit A, with amino-acid sequence MLADAETKSRKKQGGPAGGGGKGGGGGSGAGGGDSLPAGLAEEARRRYLNYALSVITSRALPDVRDGLKPVQRRILYGMWNDLNLSFDTKYQKCAQVVGAIMGRYHPHGDTAIYDALVRMAQDFSLRYPLVDGHGNFGSLDGDSAAAYRYTECRLEKLATELLGELDSKTVRFRPNYDGTREEPVVIPARVPQLLMNGTTGIAVGMATNIPPHHLGELVDALLALIADPELQTKDLLKWIKGPDFPTGGQILNDKKELREIYETGQGSVRIRGEYKLEELKRGGQMIVVTSIPYTVNKSTLVAKIGELVRERKLPLITDVRDESTTDVRIVLELKKDANPELVMAYLYKHTPLQTNFGVNLTCLVPSDNPDVGTPKRLDLKSILRYFLDFRLEIVTKRFEHELAELKRRVHILEGFEKAYDALDEIIRIIRQSEGKQDAAQKLMARFKMDEVQVDAILEMRLYKLARLEILIVQKELKEKRAEIKRIEGILKDVKKRWAVIHDELSGLKAAYTDKRRTRIGGAGSEEMEFSAEAFIADEDAHVVITRDGWIKRVREVKDPSTTRLREGDAVMAVLAGSLKANLVLFSNFGTAYVTRFNDVPASTGYGDPVQKLFKFDDGERVVGALSQDARLPQPEKLVAVTRQGLGLRFLLAPHTEVSTRAGRRYAKTGEGDEIIGTQPVGDKDLLAILTEKTNALVCKVAEVNELAGPGKGVQVIKVDAGDKVVDFLAAPASQKDATLEFETQKGRKLHLSPAKFGVTGRGGKGHEMSKRDTVKEVARPVTFVPLPEKKE; translated from the coding sequence ATGCTCGCAGACGCCGAAACGAAGTCGCGCAAGAAGCAGGGAGGCCCGGCCGGGGGCGGAGGAAAGGGAGGCGGCGGCGGGTCCGGCGCCGGTGGCGGAGACAGCCTGCCCGCGGGCCTGGCCGAGGAAGCGCGCCGCCGGTACCTCAACTACGCCCTGTCGGTCATCACCTCGCGCGCCCTGCCCGACGTGCGCGACGGCCTCAAGCCGGTGCAGCGCCGCATCCTCTACGGCATGTGGAACGACCTGAACCTGTCGTTCGACACGAAGTACCAGAAGTGCGCGCAGGTCGTCGGTGCCATCATGGGCCGCTACCACCCGCACGGCGACACGGCCATCTACGACGCGCTCGTGCGCATGGCGCAGGACTTCTCCCTGCGCTACCCGCTGGTGGACGGCCACGGCAACTTCGGCTCGCTGGACGGCGACTCCGCCGCCGCCTACCGCTACACCGAGTGCCGCCTGGAGAAGCTGGCCACGGAGCTACTGGGTGAGCTGGACAGCAAGACCGTCCGCTTCCGCCCCAACTACGACGGCACCCGCGAAGAGCCCGTCGTCATCCCGGCGCGCGTGCCGCAGTTGTTGATGAACGGCACCACCGGCATCGCGGTGGGCATGGCCACCAACATCCCGCCCCACCACCTGGGCGAACTGGTGGACGCGCTCCTGGCGCTCATCGCGGATCCGGAGCTGCAGACCAAGGACCTGCTCAAGTGGATCAAGGGGCCGGACTTCCCCACCGGCGGGCAGATCCTCAACGACAAGAAGGAGCTGCGCGAAATCTACGAGACGGGCCAGGGCTCCGTCCGGATCCGCGGCGAGTACAAGCTGGAGGAGCTCAAGCGCGGCGGTCAGATGATCGTCGTCACCTCCATCCCGTACACGGTGAACAAGTCCACGCTCGTCGCGAAGATTGGCGAGCTGGTGCGCGAGCGCAAGCTGCCGCTCATCACCGACGTGCGCGACGAGTCCACCACGGACGTGCGCATCGTGCTGGAGCTCAAGAAGGACGCCAACCCCGAGCTGGTGATGGCGTACCTCTACAAGCACACGCCCCTGCAGACGAACTTCGGCGTGAACCTGACGTGCCTCGTGCCGTCGGACAACCCGGACGTCGGCACGCCCAAGCGCTTGGACCTGAAGTCCATCCTCCGCTACTTCCTCGACTTCCGCCTGGAGATCGTGACGAAGCGGTTCGAGCACGAGCTGGCGGAGCTCAAGCGGCGCGTCCACATCCTCGAAGGCTTCGAGAAGGCCTACGACGCGCTGGATGAGATCATCCGGATCATCCGCCAGTCGGAGGGCAAGCAAGACGCCGCCCAGAAGTTGATGGCGCGCTTCAAGATGGATGAGGTCCAGGTGGACGCCATCCTGGAGATGCGCCTCTACAAGCTGGCCCGCCTGGAGATCCTCATCGTCCAGAAGGAGCTCAAGGAGAAGCGCGCGGAGATCAAGCGCATCGAGGGCATCCTCAAGGACGTGAAGAAGCGCTGGGCCGTCATCCACGACGAGCTGTCCGGCCTCAAGGCCGCGTACACCGACAAGCGCCGCACGCGCATTGGCGGCGCGGGCTCCGAGGAGATGGAGTTCTCCGCGGAGGCGTTCATCGCGGACGAGGACGCCCACGTCGTGATCACGCGCGACGGGTGGATCAAACGCGTTCGCGAGGTGAAGGACCCGTCCACCACCCGCCTGCGTGAAGGCGACGCGGTGATGGCGGTGCTCGCCGGCAGCCTGAAGGCGAACCTGGTGCTGTTCAGCAACTTCGGCACCGCGTACGTCACCCGCTTCAACGACGTGCCGGCCTCCACCGGCTACGGCGACCCGGTGCAGAAGCTGTTCAAGTTCGACGATGGCGAGCGCGTGGTGGGCGCCCTGTCCCAGGATGCCCGCCTGCCCCAGCCGGAGAAGCTGGTGGCGGTGACGCGCCAGGGCCTGGGCCTGCGCTTCCTGCTGGCGCCGCACACGGAGGTCTCCACGCGCGCCGGCCGCCGCTACGCGAAGACGGGCGAGGGCGATGAGATCATCGGCACGCAGCCGGTGGGCGACAAGGACCTGCTCGCCATCCTCACGGAGAAGACCAACGCCCTGGTCTGCAAGGTGGCGGAGGTGAACGAGCTGGCCGGTCCCGGCAAGGGCGTCCAGGTCATCAAGGTGGACGCGGGCGACAAGGTGGTGGACTTCCTCGCGGCGCCCGCCAGTCAGAAGGACGCCACGCTGGAGTTCGAGACGCAGAAGGGCCGCAAGCTGCACCTGTCACCGGCGAAGTTCGGCGTGACGGGCCGCGGCGGCAAGGGCCACGAGATGTCCAAGCGCGACACGGTGAAGGAGGTGGCGCGTCCCGTCACCTTCGTCCCGCTGCCGGAGAAGAAGGAGTAG
- a CDS encoding DNA gyrase/topoisomerase IV subunit B, which yields MATKKETYTGADIQVLEGLEPVRKRPAMYIGGTDSTGYHHLLWEIVDNSVDEVINGFATLIEVTLHKGAKSITVVDNGRGIPVDMMPKHKKPAVEVILTTLHAGGKFEQGNYIHSGGLHGVGSSVVNALTSKLLIEIKKDGKRHVQSYARGKATSPLKVEGPARGTGTSITFEPDAEIFGEKQKFDAALVRERLEAKSYLHKGMTVVWKDETVTPAVTETFKHDGGIAEYLTKVVSERQKPIVPAGGTPFYFSRDNEVRLEVALAWTEATDEHIRSYVNGIPTNLGGTHEAGLRAAIVKAMRNYIETHGLTPKGVSLTAEDIREGITAILSVYVVEPQFQGQTKGRLNNPETTAQVDGAVRPVLEKWFNDNKSIAEALLARIILAARAREASRAASAAISRKSAVSHRLNLPGKLADCSSTDPASSELFIVEGDSAGGSAKQGRDRRTQAILPLRGKVLNAEQASTDKVATNKELQDIVSALGCGIGSDFDITKLRYGRVFLLMDADSDGHHIATLLLTFFYRHLRPLIEAGAVHIAQPPLYRVDIGKETYWALDEPDRDRIIREKARGNAKPNIMRFKGLGEMTAEELKTTTLDAKNRISLRVTIDNALETDRIINDLMGKDVSARYKFITEQAGEVQELDV from the coding sequence ATGGCGACCAAGAAGGAAACCTACACAGGCGCGGACATCCAGGTGCTGGAAGGCCTGGAGCCGGTGCGCAAGCGCCCGGCCATGTACATCGGTGGAACCGACAGCACCGGCTACCACCACCTGCTCTGGGAGATCGTCGACAACTCGGTGGACGAGGTCATCAACGGCTTCGCGACCCTCATCGAAGTGACGCTCCACAAGGGCGCGAAGTCCATCACCGTCGTGGACAACGGGCGCGGCATCCCCGTGGACATGATGCCCAAGCACAAGAAGCCCGCCGTGGAGGTCATCCTCACGACGCTGCACGCGGGCGGCAAGTTCGAGCAGGGCAACTACATCCACTCGGGCGGTCTGCACGGCGTGGGCAGCTCCGTGGTGAACGCGCTCACCAGCAAGCTGCTCATCGAAATCAAGAAGGACGGCAAGCGCCACGTGCAGTCGTACGCGCGCGGCAAGGCGACCAGCCCCCTCAAGGTGGAGGGCCCCGCGCGCGGCACCGGCACGTCCATCACCTTCGAGCCGGACGCGGAAATCTTCGGGGAGAAGCAGAAGTTCGACGCGGCCCTGGTGCGCGAGCGCCTGGAGGCGAAGAGCTACCTGCACAAGGGGATGACGGTCGTCTGGAAGGACGAGACGGTCACCCCCGCCGTGACGGAGACGTTCAAGCACGACGGCGGCATCGCCGAATACCTCACCAAGGTCGTGTCGGAGCGCCAGAAGCCCATCGTCCCCGCGGGCGGCACGCCGTTCTACTTCTCGCGCGACAACGAGGTCCGCCTGGAGGTGGCGCTGGCGTGGACGGAGGCCACGGACGAGCACATCCGCTCGTACGTCAACGGCATCCCCACGAACCTGGGCGGCACGCACGAGGCGGGCTTGAGGGCCGCCATCGTCAAGGCGATGCGCAACTACATCGAGACGCACGGCCTGACGCCCAAGGGCGTGTCGCTCACCGCGGAGGACATCCGCGAGGGCATCACCGCCATCCTCTCCGTGTACGTGGTGGAGCCCCAGTTCCAGGGGCAGACGAAGGGCCGCCTCAACAACCCGGAGACGACGGCGCAGGTGGACGGCGCCGTGCGCCCGGTGCTGGAGAAGTGGTTCAACGACAACAAGTCCATCGCGGAAGCGCTGCTGGCGCGCATCATCCTGGCCGCCCGCGCGCGTGAAGCCTCCCGCGCGGCCTCCGCCGCCATCAGCCGCAAGTCCGCGGTGAGCCACCGGTTGAACCTCCCCGGGAAGCTGGCGGACTGCTCGTCCACGGATCCGGCCTCCAGCGAGCTGTTCATCGTGGAAGGTGACTCCGCAGGCGGCTCCGCCAAGCAGGGCCGCGACCGGCGCACCCAGGCCATCCTCCCCCTGCGCGGCAAGGTGCTCAACGCGGAGCAGGCGTCCACCGACAAGGTGGCCACCAACAAGGAGCTCCAGGACATCGTCAGCGCGCTGGGCTGCGGCATCGGGTCCGACTTCGACATCACGAAGCTGCGCTACGGCCGCGTCTTCCTGCTGATGGACGCGGACAGCGACGGCCACCACATCGCCACGCTGCTGCTCACGTTCTTCTACCGGCACCTGCGGCCCCTGATTGAAGCGGGCGCCGTGCACATCGCCCAGCCGCCGCTGTACCGGGTGGACATTGGCAAGGAGACGTACTGGGCCCTGGACGAGCCGGACCGCGACCGCATCATCCGCGAGAAGGCCAGGGGCAACGCCAAGCCCAACATCATGCGCTTCAAGGGTCTGGGCGAGATGACGGCCGAGGAGCTCAAGACGACCACGCTCGATGCGAAGAATCGCATCAGCCTGCGCGTCACCATCGACAACGCGCTGGAGACCGACCGCATCATCAACGACCTGATGGGGAAGGACGTCTCGGCGCGTTACAAGTTCATCACCGAGCAGGCCGGTGAGGTCCAGGAGCTGGACGTCTGA
- a CDS encoding PEGA domain-containing protein gives MNTTRLALTVALACVLSAPAADAATKRKSAAKKKRPAATKKVPAAVPEDTFTPPDDAAPVSDAPVAPKAATQAPLAPVTPAAPKKVVDAPAPAVRPAQSNAVAVFGVARQSAATDAAAKLEDTITRRLGSAGDVRFVDLATAFPPPEPQGNPKADALFEEGRAAYDNLDPDAAAVKFKAAAEAYVQRPGDLRPEKLGETYLFHGASLLLNGDVAGAKASFTNALLAEPSLRPDAGLFGQDVQRVFTEAQSELNAQPQGTLVVNTQPQGARVLVRGRDVGTTPLAGAKLSPGRYPVQVVLPGYAPFATYVEVKPSTPTEVKTKLGSAPGLSALRDAATKAGTEAAFDADGTPPEVGAIAERLNARYVVLAATFQDKKGRLHGEVQAWDVRTKNRLRGVEVDFGKRDGKNSADFAADQVHTFLTGAALPQGREDSKEPLVSSDSVLRKPWFWAAAAGVAAVTAGVVYVATTDRGPGFNPVNGLPGGISF, from the coding sequence GTGAACACCACCCGCCTTGCCCTGACTGTCGCGCTCGCCTGTGTGCTGAGCGCTCCCGCCGCCGACGCCGCCACCAAGCGCAAGTCCGCCGCGAAGAAGAAGCGCCCCGCCGCCACCAAGAAGGTCCCCGCGGCCGTCCCCGAGGACACCTTCACGCCTCCGGATGACGCGGCCCCCGTGTCGGACGCGCCGGTGGCGCCCAAGGCGGCCACCCAGGCCCCGCTCGCGCCCGTCACCCCCGCCGCCCCGAAGAAGGTGGTGGATGCGCCAGCCCCGGCGGTGCGCCCGGCGCAGTCCAACGCGGTGGCCGTCTTCGGCGTGGCCCGCCAGTCGGCCGCGACGGACGCCGCGGCGAAGTTGGAGGACACCATCACCCGGCGGCTGGGCAGCGCGGGCGACGTGCGGTTCGTGGACCTGGCGACCGCCTTCCCGCCCCCGGAGCCCCAGGGCAACCCCAAGGCGGACGCCCTCTTCGAAGAGGGCCGCGCGGCGTACGACAACCTGGACCCGGACGCCGCGGCGGTGAAGTTCAAGGCGGCCGCGGAGGCCTACGTGCAGCGCCCCGGCGACCTGCGCCCGGAGAAGCTGGGGGAGACGTACCTCTTCCACGGCGCGTCCCTGCTCCTCAACGGCGACGTGGCGGGCGCGAAGGCGTCCTTCACGAACGCGCTGCTCGCGGAGCCGTCGCTGCGCCCGGACGCGGGCCTCTTCGGCCAGGACGTGCAGCGGGTGTTCACGGAGGCGCAGAGCGAATTGAACGCGCAGCCGCAGGGCACGCTGGTGGTGAACACCCAGCCCCAGGGCGCGCGCGTGCTGGTGCGCGGCCGCGACGTGGGCACGACGCCGCTGGCCGGCGCGAAGCTGTCCCCGGGCCGCTACCCCGTGCAGGTGGTGCTGCCGGGCTACGCCCCGTTCGCGACGTACGTGGAGGTGAAGCCGTCCACCCCCACGGAGGTGAAGACGAAGCTGGGCTCCGCGCCGGGGCTGTCCGCGCTGCGTGACGCGGCGACGAAGGCCGGCACGGAGGCCGCCTTCGACGCGGACGGCACGCCGCCGGAGGTGGGCGCCATCGCCGAGCGGCTCAACGCGCGCTACGTGGTGCTGGCCGCCACGTTCCAGGACAAGAAGGGCCGGCTGCACGGCGAGGTGCAGGCGTGGGACGTGCGCACCAAGAACCGCCTGCGCGGCGTGGAGGTGGACTTCGGCAAGCGCGACGGCAAGAACAGCGCGGACTTCGCCGCGGACCAGGTGCACACCTTCCTCACCGGCGCCGCCCTGCCCCAGGGCCGCGAGGACTCCAAGGAGCCGCTCGTGTCCAGCGACTCCGTGCTGCGCAAGCCCTGGTTCTGGGCCGCGGCGGCGGGCGTGGCGGCCGTGACGGCGGGCGTGGTGTACGTGGCCACCACGGACCGCGGCCCCGGCTTCAACCCGGTGAACGGGCTGCCCGGTGGAATTTCCTTCTAG
- the sppA gene encoding signal peptide peptidase SppA, with the protein MRHLPLLALLPSLALAQTGAVDSTPVPPLGVTLPPTNAALIDEAPALSLNPAGLGFQDAGQLFYLHERNLQSDSVGDAVFLGTRLLGLGAGFSLEWIRGENTPDYRRTSFGLSLGPRTLQLGAALHDFSSSDDSRISGLTSWDVGLTARPFRFLSLAAVARDINAPEQDGLKLSRRYNFGLGLRPLGERYTLGVDWLFAEGGFREGLATYTLQAEVVRGLRLGGGLSHGFVSGIPLALQFSATVDLGHAGLTYAAGGAGEGLDHVLQVRLSSERYRSVHGGGGVVALLDLDDMLAGGVSPALAILGVSEVDPYLRLMKFLDLATRDERLKGVVVKMEGLPGVGWGTAEELRQSLLKLRESGKKVVVVMLSGDDRSYLVASAADSVYALTEASLPINGLSATVTSLGGTMEKLGVTWDVARVGEYKTAMEQFTRSDMSPAERETLDAYLDSQVTHYEKAVEAGRKLPPERLRAAWAQGILSSKRAQAAGLLDGVVSATELDARVAEWFPGMRFHPAYSPRDEREDRWGLRRRIAVVPVLGDITGGRSREDPLGFAQLAGAETVVRALQEAQDDPSVVAIILRVDSGGGDVLASDLMYRAVLEAKKHKPVIASMGDAAASGGYYAAVAADEVLAEPTTLTGSIGVFYPKPALEGLGMKLGVNQETLKRGDMADLLEWWKPWTPEQLAAVQTWVDDSYDTFITEVARNRKMDKAKVDAVARGRVWSGKDALARGLVDGLGGMPEAVASARKRAKVAPSEELDLDVMGDARGFLSGLGGEPGVHALAGVLLPALPARPPEALSVLAREVGLGSPELLRPGLKAMMPFRVRIR; encoded by the coding sequence ATGCGCCACCTGCCGCTGCTCGCCCTCCTCCCCAGCCTCGCGCTTGCCCAGACGGGCGCCGTCGACAGCACCCCCGTCCCGCCCCTGGGCGTCACCCTGCCCCCCACCAACGCGGCGCTCATTGACGAAGCGCCCGCCCTGTCCCTCAACCCCGCCGGCCTGGGCTTCCAGGACGCGGGGCAGCTCTTCTACCTCCACGAACGCAACCTCCAGTCCGACTCCGTGGGCGACGCCGTGTTCCTGGGCACGCGCCTGTTGGGCCTGGGCGCGGGCTTCTCCCTGGAGTGGATCCGCGGCGAGAACACGCCGGACTACCGCAGGACGTCCTTCGGCCTGTCGCTGGGGCCCCGCACGCTGCAGTTGGGCGCCGCGCTGCACGACTTCAGCAGCTCGGATGACTCCCGCATCAGCGGGCTGACGAGCTGGGACGTGGGCCTCACCGCCCGCCCGTTCCGCTTCCTGTCGCTGGCCGCGGTGGCCAGGGACATCAACGCGCCGGAGCAGGACGGCCTCAAGCTGTCGCGCCGCTACAACTTCGGCCTGGGCCTGCGCCCCTTGGGTGAGCGCTACACGCTGGGCGTGGACTGGCTCTTCGCGGAAGGAGGCTTCCGGGAGGGCCTGGCCACGTACACGCTCCAGGCGGAGGTGGTGCGCGGCCTGAGGCTGGGCGGCGGCCTGTCCCACGGCTTCGTCAGCGGCATCCCCCTGGCGCTCCAGTTCTCGGCCACGGTGGACCTGGGCCACGCGGGCCTGACGTACGCGGCGGGCGGCGCGGGCGAAGGCCTGGACCACGTGCTGCAGGTGCGCCTGTCCTCGGAGCGCTACCGCTCCGTGCACGGCGGCGGCGGCGTGGTGGCGCTGCTGGATTTGGACGACATGCTCGCGGGCGGCGTGAGCCCCGCGCTGGCCATCCTGGGCGTGAGTGAAGTGGATCCGTACCTGCGCCTGATGAAGTTCCTGGACCTGGCCACGCGCGACGAGCGGCTCAAGGGCGTGGTGGTGAAGATGGAGGGCCTGCCCGGCGTGGGCTGGGGCACGGCGGAGGAGCTGCGCCAGTCGCTGCTCAAGCTGCGCGAGTCGGGCAAGAAGGTCGTGGTGGTGATGCTGTCCGGGGATGACCGCAGCTACCTGGTGGCGTCCGCGGCGGACAGCGTCTACGCGCTGACGGAGGCGTCGCTGCCCATCAACGGCCTGTCCGCCACGGTGACGTCGCTGGGCGGCACCATGGAGAAGCTGGGCGTGACGTGGGACGTGGCGCGCGTGGGTGAGTACAAGACGGCCATGGAGCAGTTCACCCGCTCCGACATGAGCCCCGCGGAGCGCGAGACGCTGGACGCGTACCTGGACTCCCAGGTGACCCACTACGAGAAGGCCGTGGAGGCCGGTCGCAAGCTGCCTCCGGAGCGGCTGCGCGCCGCGTGGGCCCAGGGCATCCTGTCCTCCAAGCGGGCGCAGGCGGCGGGCCTGCTGGACGGAGTGGTGTCCGCGACGGAGCTGGACGCGCGCGTGGCGGAGTGGTTCCCGGGCATGCGCTTCCACCCGGCCTACTCGCCGCGCGACGAGCGCGAGGACCGCTGGGGCCTGCGCCGCCGCATCGCGGTGGTGCCGGTGCTCGGTGACATCACCGGAGGCCGCAGTCGCGAGGACCCGCTGGGCTTCGCGCAACTGGCGGGCGCGGAGACGGTGGTGCGCGCGCTGCAGGAGGCGCAGGACGACCCGTCCGTGGTGGCCATCATCCTGCGCGTGGACTCCGGCGGCGGCGACGTGCTGGCGTCCGACCTGATGTACCGCGCGGTGCTGGAGGCGAAGAAGCACAAGCCCGTCATCGCCTCCATGGGCGACGCGGCGGCGTCCGGCGGCTACTACGCGGCGGTGGCCGCGGATGAAGTCCTGGCGGAGCCCACCACGCTGACGGGCAGCATCGGCGTCTTCTACCCGAAGCCCGCGCTGGAGGGCCTGGGCATGAAGCTGGGGGTGAACCAGGAGACGCTCAAGCGCGGCGACATGGCGGACCTGCTGGAGTGGTGGAAGCCGTGGACGCCCGAGCAGCTGGCCGCGGTGCAGACCTGGGTGGACGACTCCTACGACACGTTCATCACGGAGGTCGCCCGCAACCGGAAGATGGACAAGGCGAAGGTGGACGCCGTGGCACGCGGCCGGGTGTGGAGCGGCAAGGACGCGCTCGCCCGGGGGCTGGTGGACGGGCTGGGCGGCATGCCGGAGGCCGTGGCGTCCGCGCGCAAGCGCGCGAAGGTGGCCCCTTCGGAGGAGCTGGACCTGGACGTCATGGGGGACGCGCGCGGCTTCCTCTCCGGGCTGGGCGGAGAGCCCGGCGTGCACGCGCTGGCGGGGGTGCTGCTGCCCGCGCTGCCCGCGCGCCCGCCGGAGGCCCTGTCCGTGCTCGCCCGGGAGGTGGGGCTGGGTTCGCCCGAGCTCCTGCGCCCCGGCCTGAAGGCCATGATGCCCTTCCGCGTGCGCATCCGCTGA
- a CDS encoding M50 family metallopeptidase, translating to MRTASGATLDFGRLALLVLLMGASWYFWYSPVLWPVKVLVVMMHESGHALAALLVGGSVDRVHLQVNEGGSCFSRLPPGVFNRIVVSSAGYLGSAVAGAGLMLATFRFRLGRAVMGAASVWLAMMGFFYAGDLFTLAFCLGMALAMGLGARFLPTGLVDALNLFLAAFTALYVLFDLRDDLWNSAVRAQSDAAILASETWVPSIIWAALWTLLSVALLGVSAYWALHAKPGGGVKMPPMARARRV from the coding sequence ATGCGGACCGCGAGCGGGGCGACACTGGATTTCGGAAGGCTGGCGCTGCTCGTCCTCCTGATGGGGGCGTCCTGGTACTTCTGGTATTCGCCGGTGCTGTGGCCGGTGAAGGTGCTGGTGGTGATGATGCATGAGAGCGGGCATGCGCTCGCCGCGCTGCTCGTGGGGGGCTCGGTGGACCGGGTCCACCTCCAGGTGAACGAGGGCGGAAGCTGCTTCTCCCGCCTGCCGCCCGGCGTCTTCAACCGCATCGTCGTGTCGTCGGCGGGGTACCTGGGCAGCGCGGTGGCGGGCGCGGGGCTGATGCTGGCCACCTTCCGCTTCCGGCTGGGCCGCGCGGTGATGGGCGCGGCGTCCGTGTGGCTGGCGATGATGGGCTTCTTCTACGCGGGGGACCTCTTCACCCTGGCCTTCTGCCTGGGCATGGCGCTGGCCATGGGGCTGGGCGCGCGCTTCCTGCCCACGGGGCTGGTGGACGCGCTCAACCTGTTCCTCGCGGCCTTCACGGCGCTCTACGTCCTCTTCGACCTGAGGGACGACCTGTGGAACAGCGCGGTGCGCGCGCAGAGCGACGCGGCCATCCTCGCCAGCGAGACGTGGGTGCCGTCCATCATCTGGGCGGCCCTGTGGACGCTCCTGTCGGTGGCCCTGCTGGGCGTGTCCGCGTACTGGGCCCTGCACGCGAAGCCGGGAGGCGGCGTGAAGATGCCGCCCATGGCCCGCGCGCGGCGGGTGTGA